CTTGTTACATTAACATCATTTCTATCAACTATTTTTAAAACATTTTCTCTTATATCATCGTTCCAAATAATTTTATTATCATTCTTTATGTCTTTTACTTCTCTTTCATAAATTTTTGACATATTATACTTAAACTCATCATTTTTTTCTTTTAATTTTTTCATATAAATATATGGATTTTTAGTAAATTTAGTATCAAATATATTCCCACATACAATATTTAAATATGCATCTTTAGCATGATGAAAATCATTTAATTCTCTACATTTAATTATGTCATATTGACTCCTAAAATTACTTACATTACCTGCTTTTGCATACACAATATCAGATTTATTATAAATATTTTTCAATATTGAAATAACTTCATTAGTTGCTTGACTTGTTGTTACTAATTGTCTAGCAATAAATCCTGATAATTCTGTATCAGTTAATTTATTTTGTCTAATTAATCTTTCATATTTAATTTTTGATATTAAGTTTGTATCTAACAATCTTTTCCAATATTTCTTCATTTTTTGTTGAATATCTAAATCTAATGGATATTCATTTGTTTTTTTAGCATTTATATTTTTTAAAACCAATACTGTATTATTTATACTATCATCTTTAATAATTGATTGTGGTAAAATATGATCTATATCATAAATATTTGAATCAAATAAATTAGATAATTCTATTTTTTCATCTGAATACATACATTTACCTAGTTGCATAAAATATAGGTAAAGTTTTTGTTGTCTTAATCTGTTATTATCAAATTCACTAATTTTACCTTTCATATCATTAATTTGTTCTTGCAAATCTATATTGGCTTCATACATACTTTCATATATATTAAGTATTTGCTCTTTTCTAGGTATAGTTTTCGTCTTATCTGCACCCGTATTTCCTTCTCTAGCAGTTTCAATAAATATTTTTTTAGGTTCTTTACCTGTTATTTCAACTATTTCTTGTATGATTCTTATACTTTGTATAATTGCCCTTTTAACTGAAGGAGATACATAAGATTCATCAACTAATTCTTTATATGATTTTTCTTTATTAAATTCAGAATTTAATATCTGTATTTTCTTTTCTAAATCAAATTTTTTAGACATTAATTCCATAATATTCATATTTGTTTTTCTTAATGCTTGAATTACACTATCATATTGTTCTCCAGTTTCAAGATTTACAAAATCAAGCCCAGATAATAATTTTCTTGATAATCTACCAAAAGTTCCTATGCTTATGTTTTTAATTTTATTAAGTTCCTCTTTTGACAATTCTAAATCTGAATATTTTGAATTAAATTTATTCATAAATAATTTTAAATCTTTACCATATAGACATTTCCAAGTTATAACATCTTCTACCATATTAACATATCTATCTTCTTCTATTTTATTCCCTAAAATATTCTTAAATTTAATATACGTAGATAACTTAGCATTAAATTTACCATCAATACCTGTTATAACAGAATCTTTACTTGAGATATTATTTATAACTAAAAAATCTTTAAATTTTTTCAATGTAACATTATTTTCTTTTTTAAATAAATAATTAATAATATTTTCTTTATCTTGTACAGATAAAAAATTAGAATCTATTTTTACCTTGTTTAATTCATTTAATAAAATATATTCTTCATATAATAAAGAATTTTTAGGAATTACTTTTTCATTTTTTAAATAAGTACAGTTATTTATCAAATTTTTAATAAAATTTTCTGCTGAAGCTTCTAAATCAACTTTTTCACTAAAATTCCATGGTTTTATAGCACCATCACTTTTTCTAACAAACCACGCTTTATCACTATTTTTATTTAATGGTCCAACATAATATGGAATCCTAAATCTGAAAATAGATAATATTTTTTCTTTATTTTCTTTTATAAAATTATAATGTTTACTTTGATTTTCTAATATTTTTTCTAATTCTACTTCATGAACTTGATAAGGTAAAACTCCGTTTTTATTAGTTTTTTGTTTTGGTAATATTTTTTGTTCTTTTGCTCTATCTAATAAATTTTCATAGATTTTTTTATCTTCTTCATCTATATTTTTTATTTTTTCTAATATTGATTTTGTTTTTTCACTTAATTCATCTATACTTGATTTTTTCACTAATTTATTATAATCATCTCTACTATAATATTTTTTCATTATATATTTCAAATTTTTTAAATCTTTTTTATATGTCTCATATTCTTTGACTTTTGATTCTGAAATATATTTACTACCATGTAATATATTTTTTAATATTCTAAAATCATACATTGCTTTACAAATATCTAATAGAGTTATGTTTTCTTCTCCAAGAATTCCAAAGTATATATCTTTTACTTCATCATAAATACTATCATCAAATGATATATCTTTTTTTTCAGCTTCTTTATATTCATCAGTAGCGTATAAATCAGATAATTTTACCTTTGAACCTATTGACAATTTAAATATTGAAATCAACTGATTATTTTTATCAAATATTTTTTTGAACTCTCTTGTTTTATCTAATTTACCAGATTTTTTATCTAATAATATTTTTTCAATTTCATTGATAAGATTTAAATTAAGTTCTATTCCAAATTTCTCATAAACATATTCACTTAATTTAATAAATATAGATTCAAATTCTTGTATTTCAGTTAAATTTTGACCCTCGAATAAAAAATGTCCCCTTTTTTTCAATATATTATGAAGTGCTAAATAAATAAATCTAATATCTTTTTTTTCAGTATTTTCTACTAATTCTTTTCTTAAATGATAAATTGTTGGATATTTTTCATAAAAATTAATATCAGTAAAATTTTTATCATTAAATAAAGTATATTTTTCATTTATACTTTTATCTTCTAAATGTAATGTACTCTCTTTTAATCTTTGTAAAAAATTTTTATCTATTTTAGAGATTTCATTTTCAAAAATTTCATTTAATAAATCTAATCTATATTTTCTCCTTTTTAATCTTCTTCTTGAATTTCTAAATATTCTTCTTTCCGCAGCAGTTTTTGCTTCATCAAATAGTCTACTTCCCCACATTCTTTTTCCATTAAATTTAAATATATTATACTTTTCATCAGTAACTGCCCATCCTACTGAATTAGTCCCTATATCTAAACCAATATAATAATTTGGAAATTTTTGTTTAATTTTCAAAATTATTCTCCCCTTTCATTTCAAAAAACTTGACATTTCCAAATTTTTTGATATAATATTATTAAATAACATACTGAGTTCAAATAAAAATTTTTGAACCCGCATATGTGAATATGCTAACTTCTGAATAGTCAGAAGTTTTTTTATTTTATATTTATAATCATAAACCTAATAAAATATTAGGATTTTTTTATTTTTAGTTTATAAGGTACATCTTAAACCTCAATTTGAGGTTTAAGACACCTTTAAAATAACATACTTCTCAAACCGCTACTCTATTGTAGGTTTTTTCGAAGTTGTTTAAGACACCTTTAAAATAACATACTTCTCAAACAATAAAATTATCGCCATTTAACAAAAAATAGTTTAAGACACCTTTAAAATAACATACTTCTCAAACGTCTTGATTTATATATTGTTTAATTCTATTGTTTAAGACACCTTTAAAATAACATACTTCTCAAACACTTTCAAGTATGTCGCATTCTACTGATACGTTTAAGACACCTTTAAAATAACATACTTCTCAAACAACAAAACCTTGTCAAAAGGTTATTATAAGGTTTAAGACACCTTTAAAATAACATACTTCTCAAACATTATATATTTTCTCTTTATTAATCTGCATGTTTAAGACACCTTTAAAATAACATACTTCTCAAACAAAGTATATTTTTTTATTCAATGTTAAAAAGTTTAAGACACCTTTAAAATAACATACTTCTCAAACAGAACCTATAATAAACAATATCAAAGATTTGTTTAAGACACCTTTAAAATAACATACTTCTCAAACCTTTCTTTGTGTATGTCTAAATTTCTCAATGTTTAAGACACCTTTAAAATAACATACTTCTCAAACGAACTTAACTATTCAA
This region of Oceanivirga salmonicida genomic DNA includes:
- the cas9 gene encoding type II CRISPR RNA-guided endonuclease Cas9 (Cas9, originally named Csn1, is the large, multifunctional signature protein of type II CRISPR/Cas systems. It is well known even to general audiences because its RNA-guided endonuclease activity has made it a popular tool for custom editing of eukaryotic genomes.); translation: MKIKQKFPNYYIGLDIGTNSVGWAVTDEKYNIFKFNGKRMWGSRLFDEAKTAAERRIFRNSRRRLKRRKYRLDLLNEIFENEISKIDKNFLQRLKESTLHLEDKSINEKYTLFNDKNFTDINFYEKYPTIYHLRKELVENTEKKDIRFIYLALHNILKKRGHFLFEGQNLTEIQEFESIFIKLSEYVYEKFGIELNLNLINEIEKILLDKKSGKLDKTREFKKIFDKNNQLISIFKLSIGSKVKLSDLYATDEYKEAEKKDISFDDSIYDEVKDIYFGILGEENITLLDICKAMYDFRILKNILHGSKYISESKVKEYETYKKDLKNLKYIMKKYYSRDDYNKLVKKSSIDELSEKTKSILEKIKNIDEEDKKIYENLLDRAKEQKILPKQKTNKNGVLPYQVHEVELEKILENQSKHYNFIKENKEKILSIFRFRIPYYVGPLNKNSDKAWFVRKSDGAIKPWNFSEKVDLEASAENFIKNLINNCTYLKNEKVIPKNSLLYEEYILLNELNKVKIDSNFLSVQDKENIINYLFKKENNVTLKKFKDFLVINNISSKDSVITGIDGKFNAKLSTYIKFKNILGNKIEEDRYVNMVEDVITWKCLYGKDLKLFMNKFNSKYSDLELSKEELNKIKNISIGTFGRLSRKLLSGLDFVNLETGEQYDSVIQALRKTNMNIMELMSKKFDLEKKIQILNSEFNKEKSYKELVDESYVSPSVKRAIIQSIRIIQEIVEITGKEPKKIFIETAREGNTGADKTKTIPRKEQILNIYESMYEANIDLQEQINDMKGKISEFDNNRLRQQKLYLYFMQLGKCMYSDEKIELSNLFDSNIYDIDHILPQSIIKDDSINNTVLVLKNINAKKTNEYPLDLDIQQKMKKYWKRLLDTNLISKIKYERLIRQNKLTDTELSGFIARQLVTTSQATNEVISILKNIYNKSDIVYAKAGNVSNFRSQYDIIKCRELNDFHHAKDAYLNIVCGNIFDTKFTKNPYIYMKKLKEKNDEFKYNMSKIYEREVKDIKNDNKIIWNDDIRENVLKIVDRNDVNVTRLSQIGSGELFDATIYKKGSPKGSGTEIQVNIPKNYSGNDENINEKYGYYKSLKNAYFLLINCEENGEKVKKIAKILIKEKNKFENSHDKFKYLEENKGIKNIKSIRKMKIGQKLIVDDFIYSIAFVSSNLIFKLNNEFSLLLDKKNTKILKNAINFLEKNKKDSDKYIVSFLKRDENKNKNEIYEEAIKRYDIEFNQLYKSICKKLASKIYINSKKPNLSIKYFNLIDIFEKIDLYNKAKFIVNIVKMLGTGSKGVVNMKEFEKIFNEYSKEKISFSAIEGIIQLSSSTLLKLDAYLLDESITGLFVKKTKI